In Podospora pseudopauciseta strain CBS 411.78 chromosome 3, whole genome shotgun sequence, one genomic interval encodes:
- a CDS encoding hypothetical protein (COG:S; EggNog:ENOG503NVG4), whose product MIRLLQPINFPTLIHPHLSFRNKQLTIMDRAKQAVDEFVSKAGHHDTTVEERVAPAVKKETVRPTQHEEINTAIDKEVHQDHYHRKVQPIHDTEVLPEQHIHNRGKVVNREFDNRDNEATERALRAEAGKIKDERTVTGTTHTQSHAPVVQGEQVHHHVHETIQPVIHKETIQPSVVHTTVPIHEVHHEQAKHHGTTTLPAMSMNEFKQQGGALGGSSERYGAFEGCPKGVHQQGCGHEIGSGPAPNKMTSSTSRSTATTGTSGISSSMSSSEENISSTTGTTGLGSSSVNTEKAKPSLLDRLNPMKDADGDGKRGFMR is encoded by the exons atGATCCGTCTATTGCAACCCATCAACTTCCCCACACTAATTCACCCTCATCTCTCTTTCCGAAACAAACAACTCACCATCATGGATCGAGCAAAGCAAGCCGTCGACGAGTTCGTCTCCAAGGCAGGTCACCACGACACCACGGTCGAGGAGCGGGTCGCACCCGCCGTGAAAAAGGAAACCGTCCGCCCAACCCAGCACGAGGAGATCAACACCGCCATCGACAAGGAGGTCCACCAGGACCACTACCATCGCAAGGTCCAGCCCATCCACGACACCGAAGTCCTTCCCGAGCAGCACATCCACAATCGCGGCAAGGTCGTCAACCGCGAGTTCGACAACCGCGACAACGAGGCCACCGAGAGAGCCTTGAGAGCCGAGGCCGGCAAGATCAAAGATGAGCGCACCGTTACGGGCACCACCCACACGCAGAGCCACGCCCCCGTCGTTCAGGGTGAGCAGGTTCACCA CCACGTCCACGAGACGATTCAACCTGTGATCCACAAGGAGACCATCCAACCCTCAGTGGTCCACACCACGGTGCCCATCCACGAGGTCCATCACGAGCAGGCCAAGCACCACGGCACCACCACTCTCCCGGCCATGTCGATGAACGAATTCAAGCAGCAGGGTGGTGCTCTGGGAGGAAGCTCCGAGCGCTACGGTGCCTTTGAGGGCTGCCCCAAGGGTGTGCATCAGCAGGGCTGCGGCCACGAGATTGGCAGCGGACCCGCTCCCAACAAGATGACCTCGAGCACCAGCAGAAGCACTGCCACCACTGGTACATCAGGCATTTCTTCGTCCATGTCCTCGTCCGAAGAGAACATTTCCAGCACTACTGGCACGACCGGTCTTGGCTCGAGCAGCGTCAACACGGAGAAGGCGAAGCCCAGCTTGCTCGATCGGCTGAACCCCATGAAGGAtgctgatggtgatggcaaGAGGGGGTTCATGAGATAG
- a CDS encoding hypothetical protein (EggNog:ENOG503P7E7) — protein MGQKSSCLTHKHTDLGTASAEQHRQPENGTAQDLLKDIARKSKLQARGMSGKCQDGEASTGSSMHVAEQNGNAVGESASTKRLRITSTEDTDTETTVTAPVVQEVVKPHVHEIRQEEIHRDIHVHTNHTIIQPVYDLEALPPRHFVPDETGKLVEVSESDLPACTGRNAQWHIAAGPVPDKTKSKQALGTAAITKTGSPNSSSRAMNDSDTSSSTDSVPVMEVGQQEEAKPIVQKAAVPRSITTQANEGTTKKTSRLPKPSTAGQTTTVAAK, from the exons ATGGGACAGAAGAGCAGTTGCCTCACGCACAAACATACCGATTTAGGAACCGCATCGGCCGAACAGCATCGCCAGCCTGAGAACGGCACAGCCCAGGACCTTCTCAAGGATATCGCCCGGAAAAGCAAGCTCCAGGCTCGCGGGATGTCGGGGAAATGTCAAGATGGCGAGGCTAGCACCGGGAGCTCGATGCACGTAGCGGAGCAGAATGGAAACGCAGTTGGCGAGAGTGCATCAACAAAGCGGTTGAGGATCACCTCAACTGAAGATACTGATACGGAGACAACTGTTACTGCGC CCGTCGTTCAAGAGGTCGTGAAACCCCACGTCCACGAGATTCGACAAGAGGAAATCCATCGCGACATCCATGTACACACAAACCACACCATTATCCAGCCTGTCTACGATCTCGAAGCTCTACCACCGCGGCACTTTGTCCCCGACGAGACTGGAAAGCTGGTTGAGGTCAGCGAGTCAGACCTACCCGCGTGCACGGGACGAAATGCCCAATGGCACATCGCGGCTGGCCCCGTCCCCGACAAAACCAAGAGCAAGCAGGCTCTCGGGACGGCGGCGATTACCAAAACCGGGTCACCCaatagcagcagcagggccaTGAACGACTCGGACACTTCCTCGTCGACGGATTCCGTGCCCGTGATGGAGGTTggccagcaagaagaagcg AAGCCAATTGTGCAGAAGGCTGCCGTCCCAAGGTCAATAACGACGCAAGCCAATGAAGGTACGACAAAGAAAACCTCTCGACTGCCGAAACCGTCGACTGCGGGTCAAACAACAACGGTGGCTGCAAAGTAG